ttgttttgttcaataaatttcttattagaaTAATCGGTAATGTATCTTTTACCATGCAacgtcttgaaaaaaaatgtatagacaAGCAAAACTATCATACTAAAAAAACCTGACCACAAAATAATTGTCcactttgcatttttaaattatttcatagagagctgtgtatatacatataaagtttattaaatgtttactaTGCTTAatctaacattatattaattaaattacatattggCTACATTTTTTTGAGACTAGaagcatattttatactttggtTAAAGaagtatgtaaattaaatatataggcATACATAATGCTAtccaataaattaaatatctttttttatttagtatatgATTAGATTGTGTTTGATTttgaatttaagaaaaaaaagagttctATTTTCTCTAAGctctattacaaataaaaaaaaatttcattatacatCTCATGGCACAGcctaaaaatttatcatgtcTTACATATAATTCATTTCATGAGCAATAATTTCCCTGATATGTGGCAAAGATATTTTaccttttacttttaaatgatACATGTATGAGTATAAAGTTTATGCCTGAAGCTTTTAcccatattaaaaaaaaaatgtataaccaAAAGGCAATAATCACTCAACCATGTAGTATACATGCATGTACAACATGGTGTACAATGTCCTCTAATGAAATAATGGAACATCAGGTTTAAAGGTGAACCAGGAGATGTGCAGCTCAAACGTAGAATATGAAATTACCTTTCAACGTCATAAATTCTGCTTCATATTTCTTCAACTTCTTTAACGTCACTGAGCAAGCTAACTTCATAACATAGCGTGCCACTTCTTCATTTCGGCAACGTTTTGGTAAATGCACCCGGAAGTATTTCAATATACTTTCAAAATCTAATTGTAATAACTCCTTTTTACACagctaaaaaatatcaaattactttattacttttttctttcatatatacatatatacaaaattgattttcttgTGATATATTCTctgacttttatatatatatatatatatatatgttagagAATACATCAcaagaaaatcaattttatataaatttaattaattcacaaCAATTGAtatgttactattatataataaatttgtaaagttTGTTTATAATAGCTTACCATTAACAAAGCGAGAGCAACTTGGAATAAAGTGTCAAGCCCTTGTAAGAGAAATACATCCAAGATATGAAAGACAAGATATAATGGAAATCTAGCAGTAAAGAGAGTTAGAAACCATTGTGCGGCGAACATGTGCGTTTCTACGCCGCGATCACAGAAATGCTTATAAAGTTCCGGTAATTGATCCTAAAAGTCAAttgcaagaaaaatttatgtgtaGCTCACtcgcataatttattatcaagcAAATGTAATGACCaactaatttattacttacttCTATCAAGCGATTTAATTGGTAAAATCGCATATAAAGGTTGTCAAATCTATCCTTGTATAAATCTCGTAGACCATAGTCATACATTAATTTGACAAGAACACAAAACGCTTGTTCCTCAGGCATCTATAAGAGAAacatctaaatttattttaatctataaatactCTACAAAATGTTACAGTTCACAGcgtaacaatattacataattcttttttacaaaactttataatttgtaacaatTACTTACATGCAGTAACAAACTAGCAACTAAGAAACTAAGACCTTGACAATATCCGACTTCTTCATCATGAACAGCATATGCTTTACTTATTCTGTATAAAGAATCTTGACCTAAACCACCTGTTTCTTTAAAGAAGTCATGGGCCGGAAATGTTCTATTAATGTCTCTTAAAATCACACTCTCACAGCTGCTCTCctgtgtatttattattaaaaatgttatattgcagagaagtttttattatttgaaaagtatATCCCAAATACTCACTTTTGTAATCAACATCCTGTATTTGTCCATCATCTCTTGTGAATTGTCACAGTTACTCAAACGTTGCCAAACCTCGCCGCGTAAAGCTTCAGGAATTCCTTGTTTCGCGAGTTTTATAAGAAGTTTTGGACGTTGTTCATTAACTTGCCAACTATCTAAAACTTCAGCCCAGCTTGCTAATTCATCTGCTGAGCAGTCTTTAGAAACTTCGCCTGTACCACTTAACATGGGCTCATCTCCATCTAAACACATATAGAAATTGACATATTAACTAACGTTTAactttcttgtattattaaattaacagcCCTTTCTAGAATTTAGTTTATTACCTGAATCTATTTCTTCCTTAGGCGTAAGTGTATCGATACTCGTCAAAGAGGGTGATCTGATTAAGGATGCTAAATTTAGAGCCAAATTTAATCTGTTTCTATCTAATTCACCAGATGTTTCTATACTTTGTACTTCGTAATGTATTTCCGAACCATCCCCAGAAATTACCTGttacaaaaaagattaatatgtgtaaaataattaattgtgggaaataataatttttaatatgtgtaacaagcagataaatatttatgcaatttttcttacaaatataaaataaatagcttGCCTCTTTGGAATTGAGATAAAATTGTTGCACGAGATTTCTCTTGTTAAAATACCAAAATCTTTCATTTTGTGGATACACTTTGACTGATGTTTCTATCACAAATCTTACTGGTTCTCGAATATCTCTAATAACAAGATCAACGGCAACAGTCATGAAAATTTTGCCCTCTCTAGGAGTTTCTATATTGAGAGTTTCCAAAGCGGGATCCGCAGGATCCCAACGCCCACAGATATTATAGCACTGTTTGTCTTGCATTATTGGTCCAGTATTAACTTGCTGTAAAATTGTTGTAATATTGCGAACATCTGAGCTGATTATAGACATAAAATTAACTTGCTGGTGTGAATCTCTTTTTACCATCTCCAGTAGTCGCATATCACTATGCTTAACATTTCGTCCAGGACTAACAAGTACTCCGAAACACCTCTCAACCTCAAGCGTAATGCCACCTTCTTTACTGGACACTTGCTGGATGCTCAAACAAACTTGCTTCGCCACATTACTtcgtaatttaaaacaatttctatCCTTAGGGACTGTACTAAAAGTACCTTTTCCATCTTCCTCTTTTATTTCCATAGTgacttcaaaaataaatactctAGAATTAACTTTTTCACTACCAGCATTGAAACCATTGAAATCACTGCCTGTTAATGAACTTGTCATTGAACGTGGTATTCTGTGAAACGCTTTTGAAAAACAGGCTGATACTTGTCCaacctaaataaataattaaagagaataaaattatatgttatcttATATCTATTAgcatcttaataattacaagatattaaaattttagttttaaataatattatagtatatatatatatatatatatttgttttatgtcTGTGTATGtgcaagtatataattaaatttggataatatgtaaaaaaataagctataattttacatatgtatacaataataagataaaaacgtACCGCTTCTGGTATGTCACAGCGGAAAACATGGCATTGATAAATGGCAGATTCTAAAGTGTCACCATGTGACCACGTGAAAGCAAAACATGCTGCACATGAACCAGTACTTTCACCACgcgcgtaaaataaaatacgttgTACTTCGTAACGTGCAATAGCTTGTTGTGTTGCAGCATCATATAAActgaaaatattagattaatttattatataatctgaGTAGTTATCTTAACCTGACTTTTCTCTTGTTATAAATTTCAG
Above is a genomic segment from Anoplolepis gracilipes chromosome 3, ASM4749672v1, whole genome shotgun sequence containing:
- the Gapcena gene encoding rab GTPase-activating protein 1-like isoform X2, translated to MKISKNLVMEDSMSVKSMESVATSDEYEFVNEKGTSKQQALLEPPMLKIANNGNLEDLQNNLREILTEDSKMEDREIRVTSAGQQNQEKTKRVGHSKFYEVTSCIVVSEKQDIMKPEDYLEEELNTLSHVQQECTIFNGVTYLGAAAINAPKSECEIQRNMTILNAEQSLNLGIKISVSVPSSSQGSVILYDAATQQAIARYEVQRILFYARGESTGSCAACFAFTWSHGDTLESAIYQCHVFRCDIPEAVGQVSACFSKAFHRIPRSMTSSLTGSDFNGFNAGSEKVNSRVFIFEVTMEIKEEDGKGTFSTVPKDRNCFKLRSNVAKQVCLSIQQVSSKEGGITLEVERCFGVLVSPGRNVKHSDMRLLEMVKRDSHQQVNFMSIISSDVRNITTILQQVNTGPIMQDKQCYNICGRWDPADPALETLNIETPREGKIFMTVAVDLVIRDIREPVRFVIETSVKVYPQNERFWYFNKRNLVQQFYLNSKEVISGDGSEIHYEVQSIETSGELDRNRLNLALNLASLIRSPSLTSIDTLTPKEEIDSDGDEPMLSGTGEVSKDCSADELASWAEVLDSWQVNEQRPKLLIKLAKQGIPEALRGEVWQRLSNCDNSQEMMDKYRMLITKESSCESVILRDINRTFPAHDFFKETGGLGQDSLYRISKAYAVHDEEVGYCQGLSFLVASLLLHMPEEQAFCVLVKLMYDYGLRDLYKDRFDNLYMRFYQLNRLIEDQLPELYKHFCDRGVETHMFAAQWFLTLFTARFPLYLVFHILDVFLLQGLDTLFQVALALLMLCKKELLQLDFESILKYFRVHLPKRCRNEEVARYVMKLACSVTLKKLKKYEAEFMTLKEAQENADEYSNEVEQLRGTVARNEEEKQRLEAELLQIKEMLQREVGRADAESRRSNVIIAEYKQICQRLEDDYNAAKTTLSELRAKVSKCEKCRTCIIDSSNILADIAHPLENRIDPMLHRVQERVRELELELAQTKLAHVEAECRNQDLTHQLHATASELQAARNSWPWFSKTLSSIKEAANKREVLAPTALRDLRRDSAPGGDLHHLIHSRSRDARDSLKEVV
- the Gapcena gene encoding rab GTPase-activating protein 1-like isoform X4 — its product is MNIEIADLVMEDSMSVKSMESVATSDEYEFVNEKGTSKQQALLEPPMLKIANNGNLEDLQNNLREILTEDSKMEDREIRVTSAGQQNQEKTKRVGHSKFYEVTSCIVVSEKQDIMKPEDYLEEELNTLSHVQQECTIFNGVTYLGAAAINAPKSECEIQRNMTILNAEQSLNLGIKISVSVPSSSQGSVILYDAATQQAIARYEVQRILFYARGESTGSCAACFAFTWSHGDTLESAIYQCHVFRCDIPEAVGQVSACFSKAFHRIPRSMTSSLTGSDFNGFNAGSEKVNSRVFIFEVTMEIKEEDGKGTFSTVPKDRNCFKLRSNVAKQVCLSIQQVSSKEGGITLEVERCFGVLVSPGRNVKHSDMRLLEMQVNTGPIMQDKQCYNICGRWDPADPALETLNIETPREGKIFMTVAVDLVIRDIREPVRFVIETSVKVYPQNERFWYFNKRNLVQQFYLNSKEVISGDGSEIHYEVQSIETSGELDRNRLNLALNLASLIRSPSLTSIDTLTPKEEIDSDGDEPMLSGTGEVSKDCSADELASWAEVLDSWQVNEQRPKLLIKLAKQGIPEALRGEVWQRLSNCDNSQEMMDKYRMLITKESSCESVILRDINRTFPAHDFFKETGGLGQDSLYRISKAYAVHDEEVGYCQGLSFLVASLLLHMPEEQAFCVLVKLMYDYGLRDLYKDRFDNLYMRFYQLNRLIEDQLPELYKHFCDRGVETHMFAAQWFLTLFTARFPLYLVFHILDVFLLQGLDTLFQVALALLMLCKKELLQLDFESILKYFRVHLPKRCRNEEVARYVMKLACSVTLKKLKKYEAEFMTLKEAQENADEYSNEVEQLRGTVARNEEEKQRLEAELLQIKEMLQREVGRADAESRRSNVIIAEYKQICQRLEDDYNAAKTTLSELRAKVSKCEKCRTCIIDSSNILADIAHPLENRIDPMLHRVQERVRELELELAQTKLAHVEAECRNQDLTHQLHATASELQAARNSWPWFSKTLSSIKEAANKREVLAPTALRDLRRDSAPGGDLHHLIHSRSRDARDSLKEVV
- the Gapcena gene encoding rab GTPase-activating protein 1-like isoform X1 encodes the protein MNIEIADLVMEDSMSVKSMESVATSDEYEFVNEKGTSKQQALLEPPMLKIANNGNLEDLQNNLREILTEDSKMEDREIRVTSAGQQNQEKTKRVGHSKFYEVTSCIVVSEKQDIMKPEDYLEEELNTLSHVQQECTIFNGVTYLGAAAINAPKSECEIQRNMTILNAEQSLNLGIKISVSVPSSSQGSVILYDAATQQAIARYEVQRILFYARGESTGSCAACFAFTWSHGDTLESAIYQCHVFRCDIPEAVGQVSACFSKAFHRIPRSMTSSLTGSDFNGFNAGSEKVNSRVFIFEVTMEIKEEDGKGTFSTVPKDRNCFKLRSNVAKQVCLSIQQVSSKEGGITLEVERCFGVLVSPGRNVKHSDMRLLEMVKRDSHQQVNFMSIISSDVRNITTILQQVNTGPIMQDKQCYNICGRWDPADPALETLNIETPREGKIFMTVAVDLVIRDIREPVRFVIETSVKVYPQNERFWYFNKRNLVQQFYLNSKEVISGDGSEIHYEVQSIETSGELDRNRLNLALNLASLIRSPSLTSIDTLTPKEEIDSDGDEPMLSGTGEVSKDCSADELASWAEVLDSWQVNEQRPKLLIKLAKQGIPEALRGEVWQRLSNCDNSQEMMDKYRMLITKESSCESVILRDINRTFPAHDFFKETGGLGQDSLYRISKAYAVHDEEVGYCQGLSFLVASLLLHMPEEQAFCVLVKLMYDYGLRDLYKDRFDNLYMRFYQLNRLIEDQLPELYKHFCDRGVETHMFAAQWFLTLFTARFPLYLVFHILDVFLLQGLDTLFQVALALLMLCKKELLQLDFESILKYFRVHLPKRCRNEEVARYVMKLACSVTLKKLKKYEAEFMTLKEAQENADEYSNEVEQLRGTVARNEEEKQRLEAELLQIKEMLQREVGRADAESRRSNVIIAEYKQICQRLEDDYNAAKTTLSELRAKVSKCEKCRTCIIDSSNILADIAHPLENRIDPMLHRVQERVRELELELAQTKLAHVEAECRNQDLTHQLHATASELQAARNSWPWFSKTLSSIKEAANKREVLAPTALRDLRRDSAPGGDLHHLIHSRSRDARDSLKEVV
- the Gapcena gene encoding rab GTPase-activating protein 1-like isoform X3, whose product is MEDSMSVKSMESVATSDEYEFVNEKGTSKQQALLEPPMLKIANNGNLEDLQNNLREILTEDSKMEDREIRVTSAGQQNQEKTKRVGHSKFYEVTSCIVVSEKQDIMKPEDYLEEELNTLSHVQQECTIFNGVTYLGAAAINAPKSECEIQRNMTILNAEQSLNLGIKISVSVPSSSQGSVILYDAATQQAIARYEVQRILFYARGESTGSCAACFAFTWSHGDTLESAIYQCHVFRCDIPEAVGQVSACFSKAFHRIPRSMTSSLTGSDFNGFNAGSEKVNSRVFIFEVTMEIKEEDGKGTFSTVPKDRNCFKLRSNVAKQVCLSIQQVSSKEGGITLEVERCFGVLVSPGRNVKHSDMRLLEMVKRDSHQQVNFMSIISSDVRNITTILQQVNTGPIMQDKQCYNICGRWDPADPALETLNIETPREGKIFMTVAVDLVIRDIREPVRFVIETSVKVYPQNERFWYFNKRNLVQQFYLNSKEVISGDGSEIHYEVQSIETSGELDRNRLNLALNLASLIRSPSLTSIDTLTPKEEIDSDGDEPMLSGTGEVSKDCSADELASWAEVLDSWQVNEQRPKLLIKLAKQGIPEALRGEVWQRLSNCDNSQEMMDKYRMLITKESSCESVILRDINRTFPAHDFFKETGGLGQDSLYRISKAYAVHDEEVGYCQGLSFLVASLLLHMPEEQAFCVLVKLMYDYGLRDLYKDRFDNLYMRFYQLNRLIEDQLPELYKHFCDRGVETHMFAAQWFLTLFTARFPLYLVFHILDVFLLQGLDTLFQVALALLMLCKKELLQLDFESILKYFRVHLPKRCRNEEVARYVMKLACSVTLKKLKKYEAEFMTLKEAQENADEYSNEVEQLRGTVARNEEEKQRLEAELLQIKEMLQREVGRADAESRRSNVIIAEYKQICQRLEDDYNAAKTTLSELRAKVSKCEKCRTCIIDSSNILADIAHPLENRIDPMLHRVQERVRELELELAQTKLAHVEAECRNQDLTHQLHATASELQAARNSWPWFSKTLSSIKEAANKREVLAPTALRDLRRDSAPGGDLHHLIHSRSRDARDSLKEVV